The Leifsonia poae region GATCACGTTCCAAGCCGGCACCGGCGCGGTCTTCTACACCTCGACCGACCTTCTCGATTGGACCTATCGGGGAACATTTGCAGCCGGCTGGTTCGTCGAATGCCCCGATCTCTACCGGTTGCCGGTCGACGGGGTCACGGGCGATCAGAAGTGGGTGCTCCAGGACGCGGGCGGCGAATACGTCATCGGCTCGCTTGATCCGGCAGGGGTCTTCGTCTCGGAGTGGACGGATCCGCAGCGCATGGAGTGGGGGATCTCCGGCGGTGCATTCGCCCCCAACACGTGGTATGCGTCGCAGACGTTCAATCAGCTTCCCGCGGATCGCGTGGTGCAGATCGGGTGGCAGCCGAGCAACAGCGGTGTGACCTGGACAGGAAACGCGTCGTTTCCCGTCGAGCTCGCGCTCAAGACCTATCCCGAGGGAATCCGATTGACGCGCAATCCCGTCAACGAGATCTCGAGCATCCGCTCCTCGACGCAATCGTGGGGACCGCGCACGATAACCGCCAGCCCTTCGAGCGATCCACTCGCGGGGGTTTCCGCAGACACCTACGAGATCGAGGCGGTCTTCGACATGACGAACGCCAGCGCATCGGAGTTCGGGTTCCGATTGCATGCACGGCCCGACGGATCGAGTGATCGCACCGTGGCGTATTCCTTGTCTGAGCAGACTCTCTACGGCCGATCCATGCCACCGATCTCGAACCGTGTCACGATCAGGATCCTGGTGGATCGAGGTCAGCTCGAGGTCTTCGGCAACGCCGGCAAGACGGTCATCAGCGACAACGTCTCCTTCGACTCGTCCTCAGACAGCCTCGGCGTGCACCTCTACTCCGTCGGGGGTTCGGTCGACCTGGTCTCGCTGAGTTTCTCGCCGATCGGCTCCATCTGGAAGCCTGCACCGGAAGGTCGCGCACCGTCGAGCGCCATCGTCTCCACGGCCCACCAGAACATGTGCGTCGATAGGGATGTCCCGTCAGGCAGGGTGCAGCTCTGGACCTGCCTGGCAAACGCTCAGCAGACCTGGACCCTCGACAGTTTCGGTCAGTTGTCGACGGCCGGGGTATGCGCAGAGCTCCCCTCAGGACAGACCGCCAACCTGACGCTCGTGAGCGCCGCGCCCTGCTCCGGGGGCGCGAATCAGAAATGGCGGCAGGGCAATTTCGGGGCGCTGATCAATCTCGCATCGGGACGATGCCTCGACATACCCTCCGCTGATTTCAGCGATGGTCGACCACTGCAGCTGTATGACTGCGTCGGAACCGCAAACCAGAGCTGGGTGGGGCCGAACTATGTTCCCGCGTCCGGCAGCATCCGTTGGAACTCCTCCCCCTCCTGCCTCGATCGCGACGTCGTCACGGGACGGGTGGAGATCTGGTCGTGCAACGGCCTTGTCAATCAGAGCTGGACGTTCAACCGCGACGGCACCCTCACCACCGGCGACTCGTGCATGCAGCTCGCCCCCGGATCCTTCGCGAACGGGAGTCTCGTCAGCGCGGCACCGTGCGTGTACAACGCGCTGAACCAGCAATGGAGCCGCGGCGCGAGTGGCAGCCTCCGCAACATCGCAGCCGGCCGGTGCATCGACCTCGATTCGGCCGATCTGACGGACGGCCGTCAATTGATCGTCTGGGACTGCCTGGGAAACCCGAACCAGACCTGGGTCGGGCCGTCGTGAGCAGGAACGGGAAGCCCGCGCTCACGGCTTCATCGGGAACTAGTGCTGCTCGGCGCCGGGGTCGTCAGACGAGGTGACGGTCTCGCCGTTCCCCGCCTGCTCGGCATCCAGCTTCTCCGCGATCTCGGCGCGATAGCGCACCCGACGGATACGGCGCACCATGTCGATCACGAGGAGCACCACCGCAACGGCCACAAGGAACGTGACCAGGAAGCCGACATAGCCCGGTGTGACGTTGTCCTCGTCCGGACCGAGCGAAGGTGACGGCGACGGCGTGGCGGCCGTGAACCAGACGGCCACGGGCAGCAGGGCGGACGCGATCACTCGGTCCCCTCGATTCCGGCGAACAGGTCGGTGTCAGGCATCTACGTTTCCACTTTCGAGTCGATGAGCCTGGTTAAGGATTCCCAGATTCGTCTCTTAGTCTTGGAGTTCAAGACTACCGTCGCCGACGGTGCACCATTTCACAGGAGTTGTCAGTGCGGCAGGAGTTGTCAGGGCGGCCAGGGCCGTCGGGTCGGGGTGCAGCATGGCAGTGACCGAAACCATCGATCGGCGTTACGGCCGAAGCCCGAACCGCAAGCGGCGCGACCGGTGGTGGCTGATCGGCGCCGCGCTGGCTTTCGTCGCCGTGTTCACCGCGTGGGTGTTCTGGGCCGGCTGGGACAATGACCAGGCCGATTTGGAGGCCACCGACACCGCGTACAACATCGTCGACGCCCACCACGTCGAGATCACCTTCACTCTGAACACGTCGACGGCCAGGCCCGTCACCTGCGCTGTGCAGGCGCTCAACGAAGACTTCGCGATCGTCGGCTGGCGGATCGTCAGCTTTCCGGCCACCGAAACCCGGGTGACCACGCACTCCGAGATGATCCGCACCACGGAGCCGAGCAACACAGGTTTGATTTCGAGCTGCTGGCTGTCCTAGGATTCTTCGATACGCCTCGACGAGTTGTCGGGGCGTCGGCTTTATCCCGACGGTCGTTCGACCGGCACACATCTGCTCGACCGGCACCGCGCCGGGAGCGCTAAGGAGTTCATCATGTCTCAGGATTCTTCGGTCAGCTTTCTGACCCAGGATGCTTACGACCGGCTGTCGGCGGAACTCGAGGAGCTCAAGGGAAACGGTCGCCTCGAGATCGCGAAACGCATCGAAGCGGCGCGGGAAGAGGGCGACCTCAAGGAGAACGGCGGCTACCACGCCGCCAAAGACGAGCAGGGCAAGATCGAGGCCCGCATCGTCCAGCTCACCCTGCTGCTGCGCAGCGCCACGGTCGCCGAGGCGCCGCAGAGCCACGGTGTCGTCGAGCCGGGCACCGTCATCACGGCGACGATCGCGGGAGACGAGAGCATCTTCCTGATCGGCAACCGCGAAATGGCGGCCGGGACCGAACTGCAGGTCTACAGCGAGCAGAGCCCGCTCGGCGCGGCGATCATCGGCCTGAAGGTCGGCGAGACCACGACGTACACCGCCCCGAACGGCAAAGAGATCACCGCGACGGTGACGAACGTCGAGACCTACACCGGCTGAGCCGACCAGACCTCGTCGTTCGGTCGTCTATTCGTAGTCGGGAACCGGGTCGTATCCGGCCGAGCGCAGCGCCTCGATCACCTGTTGACGGTGCTCGGTTCCGCGCGTCTCGACGCTGACGTCGAGCTCCACCTGGCTGAGCTGGAGTCCGTGCCCGTGCCGCGTGTGCAGCACCTCCACCACATTGGCGTTGACGCCGGCGAGGATCTCGGAGATGCGCGCGAGCTGACCGGGACGGTCCGGGAGCATGATCTTCAGCTTGAGGTAGCGGTCGGAGGCGGCCAGGCCGTGGCTGAT contains the following coding sequences:
- a CDS encoding ricin-type beta-trefoil lectin domain protein, coding for MSTHRVTVLKTRLTMCLVSALAIAGLTTVLAPAAPPATAGAAVDYPEYPYAATDYTEPFRGQFHFSPQNGFMNDINAPLYYRGVYHMFYQHNPHGLDWDTIHWGHATSTDLVHWVQHPIALEPGVHTGNLWSGSGWVDVNNVTGLKSGDDDPILLFTNTEGVSIAYSTDGAKTFRMYNGGTKVVTNTIESRDPKVQWDPTNNRWEMITFQAGTGAVFYTSTDLLDWTYRGTFAAGWFVECPDLYRLPVDGVTGDQKWVLQDAGGEYVIGSLDPAGVFVSEWTDPQRMEWGISGGAFAPNTWYASQTFNQLPADRVVQIGWQPSNSGVTWTGNASFPVELALKTYPEGIRLTRNPVNEISSIRSSTQSWGPRTITASPSSDPLAGVSADTYEIEAVFDMTNASASEFGFRLHARPDGSSDRTVAYSLSEQTLYGRSMPPISNRVTIRILVDRGQLEVFGNAGKTVISDNVSFDSSSDSLGVHLYSVGGSVDLVSLSFSPIGSIWKPAPEGRAPSSAIVSTAHQNMCVDRDVPSGRVQLWTCLANAQQTWTLDSFGQLSTAGVCAELPSGQTANLTLVSAAPCSGGANQKWRQGNFGALINLASGRCLDIPSADFSDGRPLQLYDCVGTANQSWVGPNYVPASGSIRWNSSPSCLDRDVVTGRVEIWSCNGLVNQSWTFNRDGTLTTGDSCMQLAPGSFANGSLVSAAPCVYNALNQQWSRGASGSLRNIAAGRCIDLDSADLTDGRQLIVWDCLGNPNQTWVGPS
- a CDS encoding DUF4307 domain-containing protein, with amino-acid sequence MAVTETIDRRYGRSPNRKRRDRWWLIGAALAFVAVFTAWVFWAGWDNDQADLEATDTAYNIVDAHHVEITFTLNTSTARPVTCAVQALNEDFAIVGWRIVSFPATETRVTTHSEMIRTTEPSNTGLISSCWLS
- the greA gene encoding transcription elongation factor GreA: MSQDSSVSFLTQDAYDRLSAELEELKGNGRLEIAKRIEAAREEGDLKENGGYHAAKDEQGKIEARIVQLTLLLRSATVAEAPQSHGVVEPGTVITATIAGDESIFLIGNREMAAGTELQVYSEQSPLGAAIIGLKVGETTTYTAPNGKEITATVTNVETYTG